Proteins co-encoded in one Medicago truncatula cultivar Jemalong A17 chromosome 8, MtrunA17r5.0-ANR, whole genome shotgun sequence genomic window:
- the LOC11408177 gene encoding protein RADIALIS-like 1 yields MATSWTARQNKLFEQALALYDRETPERWHNVAKVVGKSVEDVKSHYEILKEDVQRIEHGHIPFPRYKTNTNNS; encoded by the coding sequence ATGGCAACCTCTTGGACTGCAAGGCAGAACAAACTGTTTGAACAAGCATTGGCTTTATATGACAGGGAAACTCCTGAAAGATGGCACAATGTGGCCAAAGTGGTTGGAAAATCAGTTGAAGATGTTAAGAGTCACTATGAGATCCTCAAAGAAGATGTTCAACGTATTGAGCATGGCCATATCCCTTTTCCTCGTTACAAAACTAATACCAACAATTCCTAA